The nucleotide sequence TAATGATTTTATTGCCGATAAATATCCGGGTACCGAAACTGGCTATTCTGCATTTAAAAGTAAGATCACTGTAAATGATCCCGATGAGCCGTATTACGATTATGAAATTTATATGAATCACGTTCTGGATCACGGTGGTTATCGATTCTTTCAGGCTTCTTTCGATCCCGATGAAAAAGGAACTGTTTTGTCTGTTAACCACGATTTCTGGGGCACCTGGATCACTTACATTGGGTATTTCCTTTTGTACTTTGGACTGATGGCCATACTTTTTGACAAGAATACCCGCTTTGCAGCCTTAGAGAAAATGCTGGATAAAGTAAAGAAGAAAAAAGCCAAGTTGGTTACGGTACTTTTATTAGTTGTAGCTTTTACGTCGAATGCCCAACAAACCGATTCTCACGCTCATGAAAATACGAGCAAACGACAGATTGATTCTATTATTAAGGCCAATGCGGTGACTAAAGAACATGCGGCAAAGTTTGCACAACTTATCATTCAGGATAACGGGAGGATGAAGCCCGTAAATACCTTTGCCAGTGAATTACTTCGGAAAATAAGCAGGAAGAACAGTTATGAAGGATTGGATGCCAATCAGGTGTTTCTTTCCATGACCGAATTCCCCCGGGTTTGGGTAGAAGTACCTTTGATAGCCTTAAAACGAGGTAATGACAGTATTAGGGATGTAGTTGGGGTTTCGGAAGATACACAGCGTATCGCATTATTGGATCTGTTCGATAAGGAAGGAAATTACAAGCTGGAGCCATATCTGGCAGCAGCAACTTCTAAAGCGAATCCAAATCAGTTTGAAAAGGATTTTATAAAAGCACATGAAAATTTTTATTTGCTGAATCAGGCACTAAGCGGAGGCATTCTGAAAGTTTTTCCAATCCCGAATGACGAAAACAACAAATGGATCTCTTATCCCGAATTGGAGCAGGCGCAATTTAAAGGCACCGATTCTATAATCACCCGAAGTATATTACCCTTGTATTTTAATGAGCTTCAGAACGCCAGAAAGACAGGAGATTATACTGAAGCAGAAAAACTACTCAGCGGGATCACTAAATTTCAGAAGGAAAATGGGGCAGAGGTAATGCCTTCAGAAAATAAAATTAAAGCAGAGATCATTTATAACAAGGTGGATATTTTTAACCGCTTGTACAAGTATTTTGCATTGATGGGATTCCTGATGTTCGGGTTTATCATTTTCAGAATTTTCAGGGAAAACCGCTTTTCGAAAGCAATGGTAGCCGTTTGCAAATACATTATCTGGAGTTTCTTTATTCTAATGACGCTTGGGTTGATTTTACGTTGGTATGTAAGTGGCCACGCACCCTGGAGTGACGCTTATGAATCGATCATTTACGTAGGCTGGGCGACAGTTTTCTTCGGACTCGCATTTGGGCGCAAGAGTAACCTTACCATTGCTTCTACAGCCTTTGTTGCTGCGATCATCTTGTGGGTGGCCAATCAGAACTGGCTGGACCCTGCTATCGCCAATTTACAACCGGTACTCGACAGTTATTGGTTAATGATACATGTTGCTGTGATCGTTGCCAGCTACGGGCCCTTTACACTTGGGATGATCCTGGGAGCCACTTCTTTGTTGCTTATGTTGCTTACCACGAAGAAGAATAAGGTGAAAATGGATCTTAACATTAAGGAGCTTACCATAATTACCGAAATGGCGTTAACGGTTGGGTTAGTAATGCTTACCATAGGAAACTTTCTGGGCGGCCAATGGGCCAACGAAAGCTGGGGTAGGTATTGGGGATGGGACCCCAAGGAAACTTGGGCACTTATAAGCATCATGGTTTACGCCTTTGTAATCCATATGAGATTGGTACCGGGATTGCGTGGAAGATGGTTCTTTAATGTGATGGCGATCTTTGCCTATGCCTCCATTATGATGACCTATTTTGGGGTGAATTTCTATTTGGTTGGTTTACATTCTTATGCCAGTGGAGATGCACCGGTTACACCAAGCTTCGTCTACTACATTGTAATCATTGCTGTATTATTGAGTGCAGCGTCCTATTTCAGGTTCAAGAAATTTTATGATAAAAAAGGATAAGCGATTAACTTATCCTTTTTTATAATTTCTGAAAGCAATAACTAGTTATAGATATAATCCGGCTGATCGTTAACCATACGATAATCTTCCTGTATGTGTTCACTGATCTCAAGTTTGTGATAGAGTTCTTTGGTTTGCTCTTCTATCTCGGCTTCGGTGGTCTTTAGCTTTCTTGCGATCTTTGCGTTATCCTTTCCTTCCGAAATGTATTGCAACAACTTAATTTCATAACCGTCCAGATCGTAATGCATAATAAGGTTTTCAAGATACACGTCTTCCATTAGCTGTGAAGCAGTTTTTCTGTTCATGACCTCCTGTCTTTTTAGGAAGATACGAAGTTCGGTTTGACGCAATCTGTTCTCTTCTTTGATGGCCCTCATTCGATACATAATGGCGTAGGTTATTATAAGCATTTCCACAAGGGTTGCCACCTTTAAATGTATCGCTTCAGTGAACAGAAAATTAATGCCCAAACTCTGAAGGACAAAGAAGTCAATGGCGAAAAGTAAGGGGATACTGCAGGCAATCACGTAAAATTTCGGATAATTCTTTTGGCTGAAAAGCACTACACCTGCAATAAAATAGATAGTGACAATACTAAAAGAGAGCACATTTGCAATGGGTAAAAACCCTACAACATCTGAAAGCGCACCCGATAGGAATAATACTCCTGCTGCACCAAAAACCAAATAAGATACCCAACGTAATTTTGGGAAGGTTTCATTGATAGTTAGATAATTAGATGCAAATACTGTTGCTAATACGCTGGTCATTAAAATCAAGAAGGACGATAACACATTATTGTTAACACCATTTTCCATTCCTATCATCGCAAACAAGCCATCACTGTAAAAGAATAGGGCCGTCATAGCAGCCATGGCCAGAGAATAATTCATAAAAAGCTTTTCCTCAAACAAAAAGTAACAAACCAGATTAAGGAGAATAACCATTATGGCAAAACCATAGAACATCCCTTGACGGAACGTAGTGGCTGAAGCCATTACTTCAACAATTTCAGCTTTACTATTTGTTAAAATTGCTGAAGAGACATAGTCCGTATCAATTTTTTTGTAGGAAAATTCTTCAATATGAAAAATCCCTCTATTTTTGAATGGAGTCACATCGGAGTGAGCAAGGTAAGTTTTAGGGGTAAAATAATTAGGGATAGAATGTACTTCTTCCGCGGTAATTTTCGGCGCTATTTCTTTCTTAGCGGCTGCCTTAAATGCAACCAAATCAAGACTTTTAGAATTGATGTCGGCTGTAATAATCGATGAATTTGCAAAGCAAATTTGCGATGAGAAAACAACCATAAGACACAACGCGAGGGGTAAAAATCGTAGCCTCATAATAAGTAGGTTTTAGTAATTTGGGTATACCAATATACTCAAAAATTACATTTCACCTAATTTTTTTGCATTTAATCGATAAAAATTAAAAAGTCGTCAGAATTCTGACGACTTTCAGGGGGCTTATAAAAGGTAGTGATTATTCTGTTTCTCCCACCATATCCTCGGGTTTTACCCAATTGTCAAATTCTTCAGCGGTGAGATACCCTAGATTTACAGCTTCGGTCTTTAAAGTAGTTCCATTTTTATGTGCAGTATTCGCAATTTCCGCAGCCTTATAATATCCGATCTTGGTATTCAAGGCCGTGACCAGCATTAAAGAGTTATTTAGTAATTCGTCGATGACTGCACAATTTGGCTCGATGCCCGAGGCACAATGCTCGTCGAATGAAACACAAGAATCACCTATTAATTGGGCCGATTGAAGAAAATTCGATGCCATCACAGGTTTAAAGACATTAAGCTCGTAGTGTCCCTGCATTCCTCCAACCGCTATGGCCATATCGTTACCAATTACCTGAGCGCACACCATTGTAAGCGCTTCGCACTGTGTTGGATTTACTTTGCCGGGCATGATCGAGGATCCCGGTTCATTGGCAGGTATGGTGATCTCACCTATACCACTACGAGGACCACTAGCCATCATTCTAATATCGTTTGCGATCTTGTTAAGTGAAACCGCAAGTTGCTTCAATGCGCCGTGAGATTCTACGATTGCGTCATGTGCCGCCAATGCTTCAAATTTATTTTTTGCGGTAACAAACGGAAGTCCGGTAAATTCAGCTATATATTCAGCAACCTTCACCGAATATCCTTTTGGTGTATTGATACCGGTACCTACGGCAGTGCCCCCTAAAGCTAACTCGGCTAAGTGCGGCAAAGTATTCTTTAAAGCTGTAAGGCCATGCTCGAGCTGAGAGGCGTATCCGCTGAATTCCTGACCCAGAGTTAGGGGAGTAGCGTCCATTAGATGAGTGCGACCAATTTTTACAATGCTTTTGAAAGATTTAGATTTTTCTTCCAGAGTCTTGTGCAGTCGGCTCACTCCGGGTATAGTTACTTCAATAAGTTTTTTATACGCCGCAATGTGCATGCCGGTAGGGAAGGTGTCGTTAGACGATTGCGACTTGTTTACATCATCATTGGGCTGAAGCGTTTTTTCCCCTTCACCTACAGTTTTTCCTGCCAACTGCTGTGCCCTATTGGCGATCACTTCATTCACGTTCATATTACTTTGGGTACCGCTCCCGGTTTGCCAAATTACCAACGGAAACTGATCATCGTGTTTTCCTGCAAGGATCTCGTCACAAACAGTAGCAATAAGATCTCTTTTTTGTTCGGTGAGTACGCCTAATTCACAATTTGTAAATGCTGCAGCCTTTTTAAGATATGCAAAGCCGTAAACGATCTCTAACGGCATGGATGCCGGAGCTCCAATTTTAAAATTGCTACGGGATCGTTCTGTTTGTGCCCCCCATAATTTATCGGCCGGCACCTTTACTTCCCCCATGGTATCTTTTTCGATTCTGAATGTCATAATGGTAGTTTAGGAATGAATACAAAGTTACGAATTACCGCAGTTTTACTCAAGGTGAAAGCTGTTTAATTCCTGTGAATAAATTGAAGTGATTTGTTGTTTTTTCTGAAAAAATCATATTATCTTTGAAACGTCTTAAAAAACACGTTTTATTATGTTTGAATTCGATCAATACCTAGGATTTTTAGCGTTCTTAACCATTTTAACCATCGGCTTTTGGTTAATGATCTTCCTTATTTCCTTTATTCCATATTGGATTGGAGGGGCATTGTATGAAAACTGGAAATTAAAGCGTGAAGCCAAGAAACAGGAATCTAAAGCCTAAGCTTTTCAAAATATCATAATGTAAAAAGGAAGCCATTTGGCTTCCTTTTTTATTGACTAACACTTGCAGAAATTAGGGTTTTCCTTCAAAACCCTCTCCCTCATCATCACCTCCGTTACCGTCGTCTCTGCGTCCACGGTCACGTTGTTTTTTCTGGTTAAATCGATATGTGAACGACAAGGTAAATTGTCGCTCCCTCCATTGGAATTCGTTTTCACTAATAAAAGTATCAGTAGTAGTAGTAGAAATACGCTTTCGTGAATTAAGTAGATCGCTTACGTTAAATGCCAGCGTTCCATTATCATCCATAATATCTTTACTGAAAGCAAGATTCAAGGATAGTATGCCTTCAGATTCTGTTTGCGCATTATTACTGGGGCCCCGGTAAAAAGCGTTGGTTTGCCAGTCTATTTTTGCAGGTAGGCTAATTTTTGAGCTGAATCTCGCAAACCAGCTGGTATTTTCAGCTCCGTAATCTACCTCATTAAAGAAACCGTCGGTAACGAACTTAAAAAAGTTGAAGCTCCCGTTGAGCCTAAGCCATTTTAACGGATTGTACAGCATCCCGGCTTCAAAGCCGTAACGCTGATTGGTAGAAAGGTTTATAGGAATGGTTCTGATGATTGGAATACCATTAGAAGTCACTTCCCCTGTGTCTTCCTGAATACGCTCAAAGGCATCTGTTTCGTGTTGATAATAGATAGAAGCTGTAAGGGTTAATTTATCCCATCTTCTAAGGTAACCAAGGTCGAAAGCACTGGCATAGGCCGGATCCAGATTCGGATTTCCCTGAAAGACATTGGCTTCACTGGAACGGGAAGGGAAGGGGTTGATAAAGAATCCACGGGGTCTGTTAATCCTTCTGTTATACCCCAATGTCACATTTTCCCGTTCCCCTAATTCGTAGATCAGGTTCACGGTTGGAAAAAGTCCGGTGTAGTTTTTATCGAAATTAAGATTGGCTTCAATAGGATTATTCGCAGTATTGGCTTCTACTTTTCCTTTTAATTGAGTGTTTTCGAGCCGGAGTCCGAGTAAAAAAGAAAACTGCCCAAACTTATTTCCGTATTGTGAATAAACTGCATTCACATTCTCATTATAGGTAAACACATTAGAGAGATCACTGTTTCGTACGAACACTCCACTGGTTCCGTCTTCTTCCAAAAGCTCGTAGTCGGTAATGGATTCTTCGTAATTTCCTCGTATCCCTGCTTCAAACTGAGCGTTTTCACCTAATGGCAACACATAATCGGCCTGTAGTAAGAGTTCGGTTTCAGTTTCGATGGACGTAATGTCTTCCGAAGGCAAAATTACTGTAGAAGGAAATGTATTTCTTTCCTCGATCAATGATTTTTCAATTTCTTTATCATTTTCATATTGCGCATCGATCTTTAGCTCATGACCGTCTTCATTGAATCTGTTGATATAATTAAGCGAAAACTGATAACTGTCATCCTCTTCTCCTTCATTCTCGGTTCTGAGACGGGTGAGGGCAAGGTTGTTTTGAGAGTTGAATTCGTTGGTTGTGTTTACAGTTTCGGTTTCATTGTCTCCAAGACGGTAGAATCCCGAAGCTGTAATGGACGATTTATCATTGATAAAATACTCTATCCCTAAGTTGGTATTAAACCCTTTCCGTAACCTATTATAATCCCGGTCTTCGATCACCAGCGGATTGGCCACTGAAGGTGAAAAATACCGGTTCTCAAAAAAGGCGTTACCGGGCGAATTATTATACCGTACCCCTGTCGTATTAAAAATATTGAACTTATCGGTTCTCAGGTTTATGTTTCCTGTAAATCCACTACTTAATGGCACTCCATAGTTTGCAGTGAAAGACCCGTTTAGTCCGAGAGTCTTTTCTTTCTTAAGAATGATATTCAGGATCCCCGCGGTTCCTTCGGCGTCATATCTGGCAGAAGGTGAGGTAATCACTTCTACACGGTCTATGGCATCGGCAGGCAGTTGGCGCAGTGCATCGGTGGAACCAAAACCGGCAATGGCCGATGGTTTCCCGTTGATGAGAATTCGTACGTTTTCATTTCCGCGTAAGCTTATTGCTCCTTCAACATCTACGGTAACCGAAGGCACGTTATTAAGTGCATCACTAACTGTAGCACCACTTGTTGTAAGATCCTTTCCAATATTGTAGATCTTTTTATCTAAGCGCACCACAACTTCAGTCGTTTCTGCCCGCACCACCACTTCGTCCAGGCTTTCAGAATCTAATGCGAGGGAAACAGTAGGTAATGTCGTATCTTTTGTGAACCGCTGATTGGTAAGTCGTTCGGTTTTATAGGAGATAAATTCAAATTGTACCGTATATACACCGGGGCTTATCATTACAGTGTATTCGCCATTTAGGTCTGTAATCCCTCCTGTAACTATATTTCCTTCAGTGTCGATAAATGCAACGGTTGCGTATTCTAACGGATAGTTGGTGCCATCTTCAACGATTTTTCCTTTAATGGTAATGTCTTTGTCTTCCTGGCGTTGTGCGGTGGCAAAAGTGAGGCAAAACACACAAAGTGCGGCAAGGTAAATTTTCATAGTTGGATTTTGGAGTATTTGACCGCGAAATTACCGGTGGGTTTAAGTACCGATTCACAATATTTTGTTAAAATACTCTGCCTGAATTATAAAATTGAAAGTGCAACTTCTGCCGGTCGCGCAATAACAGCTTTATCACCTTGAACCACAATAGGTCGCTGTATTAGTTTTGGGTGTTTTTGAAGCGCGGTAATGATCTGAGCATCGGTTAATTTTTTTCCTTTATAATTTTCTTTCCATTCCGTTTCATTGGTGCGAACAAGGTCAATGGGATTGATGCCAAGTAGCTTTATTAATTTTTCGATCTGGGCTTTGCTGAGAGGGTCTTTTATGTAATTCACGACGGTTACTTCCTTAGACTGGTTCTCGAGCAATAGTAAACATTCTCTGGATTTACTGCATCTGGGGTTGTGGTAGATCGTTGTCATAATTCTATGGTAGTTTTAATTCTTCAACTTCAAGTGAATAATCATGTTGTAGGTCTTCATGCAATACGGGAATTCTTTTTTGTATGAAGTCCAATTGTCTCTCATATAAGTTTTGGAGGGTACGGTTTCTTCGTATTGACGGCTTAAATGCTTTCAATTTGTGGCAAAAGTATAGCAGCAGTTCTACTTCGGTGGCTTTATGAGGAGAGTATCGATTGTATTTTTTGATAAGCCGTAGAATTTTCCGAACACTTTTTTTTATATAAAAAAAGCTATTCGTATTTATTGTATTAAAGAGTTCATCCACTTCATCTTTTACACCCTGTATAAAAGCCTCTTCGCTCTCGGCTTCAAAGAGGAGGTAAGTAAGAAGCTCTTTATTTTCTTTTTTAAACCGTGCAAGTCGCAGGCAAAGCTGTGTGATCTCGTCGGGCGAGCGAAATGTGAGTTCTTTTTTAATCTGTGCAACAGTGGCTGGTTTCATGAAGGAGCTTGATTTTATAAAGGTATTTATTTTTATTCAGAACTGGCGGTAATCAATCTTAGTAAAATTCTGTTATACTTCGCTGGTATCTAAAATTATGGAGATTGTTAAATATTTATAAAAAAGAAGAATGGATTATTTTTTTTAGTATATTTAGTATATCATATTGGGGTGCTTAATTTATTAGCTGAGAATATACCCACTAAACTTGTTGGATAATGCCAATGTAAGGAATATGATAGCGAAGGGAACTTAGACTTTAAAAAGCTGGTTCCCTTTGTTTTTACAATAATTTTTCAAAACACAAACTGTTTTCCACCCCTTTGTATTGCCCGTAATTCTCGATACGGGTGTATCCATTCTTTTTATATAACTGAATTGCTTCCGGTTGCTTCCAGCCGGTTTCCAGAACACATCGGGTAAGTCCCATTTCTTTCGCCCATATCTCCAATGCTTTTAATATTTCTGAACCCAGACCCTTGCCTCTAAATTCGGGTTTGGTATACATGCGCTTTACTTCAACTGAATTCTCATCAAAAGATTTTAAGGCCCCGCAGGCTACAGCCTGTTTATTCATATACCACACAACCACGTGAGACAGTGAGTCCAAACTATTAAATTGGTTGTAAAACTCATGATCGTCACCATCACGAATGGCGAGATCGGCATCGAGCGCCTTAACCAATTCTTTGAAATGGGGATCTTTAGGATTCGTTCGTGAAATCATGTTCTTCTGTTTACTGACCTTATAAAGCTTGAATTCTTTTATTATACGTGGCTGTCTAAGATTAAATTACAATTCATCACTGGGCTCCTTTTGTCCAGTCATCATTAAATACGCCTTTAAGAATTCGTCGATATAACCATCCAATATCGCATCTGTATTTCCACTTTCATATCCTGTGCGAACGTCTTTTACA is from Constantimarinum furrinae and encodes:
- the ccsA gene encoding cytochrome c biogenesis protein, whose protein sequence is MQKRIASVLFSTRLTAVLFIVFAVAMAVGTWLDRAAETSPTPYTREVVYNAWWFELIMLIFVINFVGNIFRFRLYKKEKWATLTLHLSFILILIGAFVTRYIGFEGVMHIREGATENIMLSNETYLNTFIDGDYVMNGVKQRRIVDPKKLNLSERLDNDFTIKTDYNQLPVTISYVDFIQNAKEGLIETETGDQYIKIVEAGDGNRHDHWIKLGEVVSIHNVLFAVNKPTPGAININYNEDGSYSIETPFEGNVMRMADQQQSLVAKDSVQPLLLRSLYQLAGMSFVIPDPVTTGTYGVVKSPLTEKTNKDALILKVATPNESKTVELLGGRGNTPDPELVEVDGLKVYLSYGSEKLELPFSITLNDFIADKYPGTETGYSAFKSKITVNDPDEPYYDYEIYMNHVLDHGGYRFFQASFDPDEKGTVLSVNHDFWGTWITYIGYFLLYFGLMAILFDKNTRFAALEKMLDKVKKKKAKLVTVLLLVVAFTSNAQQTDSHAHENTSKRQIDSIIKANAVTKEHAAKFAQLIIQDNGRMKPVNTFASELLRKISRKNSYEGLDANQVFLSMTEFPRVWVEVPLIALKRGNDSIRDVVGVSEDTQRIALLDLFDKEGNYKLEPYLAAATSKANPNQFEKDFIKAHENFYLLNQALSGGILKVFPIPNDENNKWISYPELEQAQFKGTDSIITRSILPLYFNELQNARKTGDYTEAEKLLSGITKFQKENGAEVMPSENKIKAEIIYNKVDIFNRLYKYFALMGFLMFGFIIFRIFRENRFSKAMVAVCKYIIWSFFILMTLGLILRWYVSGHAPWSDAYESIIYVGWATVFFGLAFGRKSNLTIASTAFVAAIILWVANQNWLDPAIANLQPVLDSYWLMIHVAVIVASYGPFTLGMILGATSLLLMLLTTKKNKVKMDLNIKELTIITEMALTVGLVMLTIGNFLGGQWANESWGRYWGWDPKETWALISIMVYAFVIHMRLVPGLRGRWFFNVMAIFAYASIMMTYFGVNFYLVGLHSYASGDAPVTPSFVYYIVIIAVLLSAASYFRFKKFYDKKG
- a CDS encoding 7TM-DISM domain-containing protein codes for the protein MRLRFLPLALCLMVVFSSQICFANSSIITADINSKSLDLVAFKAAAKKEIAPKITAEEVHSIPNYFTPKTYLAHSDVTPFKNRGIFHIEEFSYKKIDTDYVSSAILTNSKAEIVEVMASATTFRQGMFYGFAIMVILLNLVCYFLFEEKLFMNYSLAMAAMTALFFYSDGLFAMIGMENGVNNNVLSSFLILMTSVLATVFASNYLTINETFPKLRWVSYLVFGAAGVLFLSGALSDVVGFLPIANVLSFSIVTIYFIAGVVLFSQKNYPKFYVIACSIPLLFAIDFFVLQSLGINFLFTEAIHLKVATLVEMLIITYAIMYRMRAIKEENRLRQTELRIFLKRQEVMNRKTASQLMEDVYLENLIMHYDLDGYEIKLLQYISEGKDNAKIARKLKTTEAEIEEQTKELYHKLEISEHIQEDYRMVNDQPDYIYN
- the fumC gene encoding class II fumarate hydratase: MTFRIEKDTMGEVKVPADKLWGAQTERSRSNFKIGAPASMPLEIVYGFAYLKKAAAFTNCELGVLTEQKRDLIATVCDEILAGKHDDQFPLVIWQTGSGTQSNMNVNEVIANRAQQLAGKTVGEGEKTLQPNDDVNKSQSSNDTFPTGMHIAAYKKLIEVTIPGVSRLHKTLEEKSKSFKSIVKIGRTHLMDATPLTLGQEFSGYASQLEHGLTALKNTLPHLAELALGGTAVGTGINTPKGYSVKVAEYIAEFTGLPFVTAKNKFEALAAHDAIVESHGALKQLAVSLNKIANDIRMMASGPRSGIGEITIPANEPGSSIMPGKVNPTQCEALTMVCAQVIGNDMAIAVGGMQGHYELNVFKPVMASNFLQSAQLIGDSCVSFDEHCASGIEPNCAVIDELLNNSLMLVTALNTKIGYYKAAEIANTAHKNGTTLKTEAVNLGYLTAEEFDNWVKPEDMVGETE
- a CDS encoding TonB-dependent receptor domain-containing protein encodes the protein MKIYLAALCVFCLTFATAQRQEDKDITIKGKIVEDGTNYPLEYATVAFIDTEGNIVTGGITDLNGEYTVMISPGVYTVQFEFISYKTERLTNQRFTKDTTLPTVSLALDSESLDEVVVRAETTEVVVRLDKKIYNIGKDLTTSGATVSDALNNVPSVTVDVEGAISLRGNENVRILINGKPSAIAGFGSTDALRQLPADAIDRVEVITSPSARYDAEGTAGILNIILKKEKTLGLNGSFTANYGVPLSSGFTGNINLRTDKFNIFNTTGVRYNNSPGNAFFENRYFSPSVANPLVIEDRDYNRLRKGFNTNLGIEYFINDKSSITASGFYRLGDNETETVNTTNEFNSQNNLALTRLRTENEGEEDDSYQFSLNYINRFNEDGHELKIDAQYENDKEIEKSLIEERNTFPSTVILPSEDITSIETETELLLQADYVLPLGENAQFEAGIRGNYEESITDYELLEEDGTSGVFVRNSDLSNVFTYNENVNAVYSQYGNKFGQFSFLLGLRLENTQLKGKVEANTANNPIEANLNFDKNYTGLFPTVNLIYELGERENVTLGYNRRINRPRGFFINPFPSRSSEANVFQGNPNLDPAYASAFDLGYLRRWDKLTLTASIYYQHETDAFERIQEDTGEVTSNGIPIIRTIPINLSTNQRYGFEAGMLYNPLKWLRLNGSFNFFKFVTDGFFNEVDYGAENTSWFARFSSKISLPAKIDWQTNAFYRGPSNNAQTESEGILSLNLAFSKDIMDDNGTLAFNVSDLLNSRKRISTTTTDTFISENEFQWRERQFTLSFTYRFNQKKQRDRGRRDDGNGGDDEGEGFEGKP
- the arsC gene encoding arsenate reductase (glutaredoxin) (This arsenate reductase requires both glutathione and glutaredoxin to convert arsenate to arsenite, after which the efflux transporter formed by ArsA and ArsB can extrude the arsenite from the cell, providing resistance.), with product MTTIYHNPRCSKSRECLLLLENQSKEVTVVNYIKDPLSKAQIEKLIKLLGINPIDLVRTNETEWKENYKGKKLTDAQIITALQKHPKLIQRPIVVQGDKAVIARPAEVALSIL
- a CDS encoding GNAT family N-acetyltransferase — protein: MISRTNPKDPHFKELVKALDADLAIRDGDDHEFYNQFNSLDSLSHVVVWYMNKQAVACGALKSFDENSVEVKRMYTKPEFRGKGLGSEILKALEIWAKEMGLTRCVLETGWKQPEAIQLYKKNGYTRIENYGQYKGVENSLCFEKLL